TCATCGCAGTTACGGACCCTGCGCGAGGGCAACCGGCCCGGCTCGCGGGCGAATCGGGTCTTCCGCCCGCACCCATGTATGTCGATACTTGGTGAGCTGTCGATCATGGCCGGTTCGCTACCACCGGCCGCCCACCCGCAAGGAGACGCGTGAAAAACTCGCTCACCCTGCCGGCCGCCGCACTCGGTCTGGTCCTGGCGACCAGCCTGGCGTCGGCTCCGGCCCAGGCCCAGGCCCACGCCGCCGCCACCGCACCCGCGGAAAGCGGCACCACGGCGAACCTCACCGAGGAGCAGACCCGGCATCTGGTCGAGCGGCTGAAGTCCGGGTTGCCCGGGGACTACCGGGCCCGGATCGCCGCGCTCGACGCCGCGGTGGGGCTGCCACCGGCTGGCCTCGGGGAGACGAACGCCGGAGTGGCCGGCGCGGAACCGAGCCGGCTGGTGCCGGCCGGCGGACGGAGCGCCAGCCCGGAACTCCGACTGGCCGATGGGGACAACGAGGTCTGCCAGACGACGCCGCTGCTGGAGTGGCAGTCGGCGGCCTACGCGGAGTGGACCGAGTACGACCTCGCCGAGGTGGTGCCGTGGATCGACTTCTTCCGGATGTACGACGCCGTCCTGTTCGGCACCGAGGCCGACCACCAGTACTACGGCACCGACGGGCAGTTCACCACCCGGGTACGGCAGACGGCCCGGGACCTGAAGCGCTTCTGGGACATCCCCTCCGGCGAGATCCAGGTGGTACCCATGCACGCCACCGTGGCGCTCGACCAGGCGAAGGTCGCCCGGCTGATGGAGCTGCTCATGCTCTACCCGGCTGACCAGGCGGCACAGTTCGCGGCCGACTTCGTTCCCCTGGTGAACCAGGAGAAGTTCGACTACGGGATGCACCCGGCGCTGAGCTTCGACGCGTTCGCCTACTACGGCGGCGAGGTCCCCGGTGTCGGAGTCATCCCGCCGAAAATCCTCATCGGCGACGGCATCCTGGAGGCGTACGCCACCCTCGGGCTGGGCGACGTCGCGCCGAGGGCGATCGTGGCGCACGAGTACGCCCACCAGATCCAGTACGTACGGGGCTTGTTCGCCTCGGAGCTGACCGGCGCCGAACTCGCCCGGCGGGCGGAGATGATGGCGGACGCGTACGCCGGCTATTTCCTGGCCCACGTACGGGGTGGCGCGCTGGACCGCCGGCAGACGAAGCAGGTCAGCCAGACCTTTTTCCAGCTCGGCGACTGTTACCTCACCAGCCCCGGCCACCACGGCACACCGAACCAGCGGATGCGCGCCGCCGACTGGGGCGCCCAGGTGGCGAAGGACGGCTTTCCACGGGGCCGGATCCTGCCCACCGTCGCCTTCGCCCAGCGCTTCGACGCGCACCTGCCCGAACTCGTCTCCGCCGACCCCGCCTGACCGCTCCCACCGGCAGCGGTGGCCGTACCGGTTCACAGCTATGTGATCTTGGGGTCACCGCGTCGACACAGCTTGATCCCACAGTGGGACAACGTTTCTCAGCTGGAGGAGCATCAATGGCACCCGCCCCGCCGACCGACGCCGAACTCGACATCCTGATCAGGGCACGGCTCGCCGCGCTCGGAATCGACCTCAACCAGCTACCCCCAGGCAGCACCGCCGACCCGGAGACCGGCTCCCCCGGCCAGGACTCCGTGCTCGCCTCGCTGCGCTCGTTCATGCGCGGCACGGTGCCGGCGCTCGCCGCGTACCAGCTTCCCACCCCCGTCGGGACCGACCCGGCCGTCGCACGGGCCCTGTCCCAACAGGCCGCGCCGATGCTCTACCCCTCGATCAGTACGGAATGGCGGAGGTGATGACGGCGATCGGACCACAGGACCGTACGGTCGACCGGCGGGCCTTCCTCGCCCGCAGCGCCGCCCTGGCCGCCGCCGCCACGGTCGGCGGTACGGTCGCACTCCCCGCGATCGCGCTGGCCGCGCCGGAGGCCGGCACCAACTCCGGCGGTAACCCGGTGCGGTGGAACCCGGAGCTGGACCGGCCGAGCGCGTACACCAGGCCCCGACCGGAGGCGGTCGCCGACCCGACCGAGCTGACCATCTCCGAGGCGGCGTGGCTGATCCGCGCCGGCAAGCTCACCCCGTTGCGGCTCGTCGAGGCGTACCTGGCTCGGATCGAGGCGTACGAGGGCACGTACCAGGCATTCAACCTGGTGCTCGCGGACGCCGCGGTGGCGGCGGCACGGGCGGCGGCCGGCAGACCGCACCGGGGCGCGTTGCACGGCATCCCGCTGGCGATCAAGGACAACTACTGGACCGAGGGGGTCCGGACCACCGCGAACTCCTACCTGTTCCAGGACTTCGTGCCGCCGTACGACGCGACCGCGGTGGCGAAACTCAAGGTCAACGGCGGGATCGTGATGGGCAAGACCCAGATGGGTCCGCTCGCCACCACCCGGGCCACCACCCCGGCTGGCGTGGTCACCACGGTCAACGCCTGGACTCCGACCAACCCCGGCACCGACCCCGGCGGCTCGTCCACCGGCACCGCGACCTCGGTCGCCGGGCGGCTGGTCGCCTCCGGGATCGGCACCCAGACCGGTGGCTCGATCACCGCGCCGTCGAACGCGCAGAACCTGACCGGGTTGAAGCCGACCATGGGTCGGGTCTCGCTGAACGGCATCATCCCGCTCAGCTACACCCGTGACCATCCCGGCCCGCTGGCCCGGGACGCCAAGGACGCGGCGATCATGCTGACCGCGATGGCCGGCGCGGACCCGGCCGACCCGCGCAGCCAGGGCCTGCCGGAACTGCCGAACCTGCTCAACGCGGCCACCCCGGCGTACGACGGCAGCCGGCTCAAGCTGCGCTGGCCGTCCCGGATCGGGGTGCTGCCCGGGTACGGCAGCGGCTCGTCCGCGACCGCGCTGGCCCAGCGGGCGTACCTGGACACGCTCGCCGCGATCCCCGGCGTGACCCTGGTCGACGTGGCCCTGCCGGACGAGTGGGAGCTGCTGACCGGCAACAACTTCAACAACGTACGGCTGCCGGAGCGGAGCGAGCCGTTCATGCCGTACCTCCGCAGCGACCTGCGCGGGTTCGGGGTCTCGGTCACCGGCTGGTTGCAGGGCGCGCTGATGGGCGGCAACGAGTTCATCACCGGTCAGCGGGCCAAACTGGTGCTGATGGAACGGGTGCTGAACCAGCTCTTCGAGACCTGCGACGTGGTGGTCCAGACCGGTCCGGTGCCCTTCGACATCATCGGACTGCCGGAGATCGCCTTCCCGATCGGCTTCACCGCCGCCGGGGTGCCGATCGGCACAATCCTGGGCGGGCTCCCGTACGGCGAGGACCGGTTGCTCTCCATTGTGGCCGCGTACCAGGCCGTCACCGACTGGCACTGGCGCCGCCCGCCGAACCCGCCGGCCGGTGCGGCCTCGGCGCGTACCGCCGCCCCGGCGCTGCGCCTCACCGCCGACGAGGTGGCCACCCTCTCCCAGTGAGGGGTAAGGAAGGGCCCCTTGTTAACGCATAGCGTTAACAAGGGGCCCTTCCTTACCCGCGCTGTAGGGAGGACAGGCCCCACAGCTCGGCGATACACCCGTTGCGTACCCGGAAAATCTCCAGCATGGTCGGTGGCTGCTGTCCGGGAACGCCGCGCACGCTCGTGCGGACGGCGACGCTGTCTCTCTCGACGACCATGTCTTCGACGACCATCTGGACCTCGGGGAACGCCTCGTGGAACCGTTGCCACGCCCACGCGACGCTCTCCGGCCCAGTGGTTCCCAGCGGGTGGCTGTAGAAGTCCGCTGTGAAGATCTCCTCGACAGCGCCGTAGTCGTGGGTATTGAACGCCGCATACATGCGCCGGGCCGCGGACCGCACCTCGTCTGTCATCGGTTCTCCCGCTCGGTGACGTTCGCGCGGACGCGCCGTAGGACGCGCAGCACGATCTCCTGCTCCTGTGTGGACACGCCGTCGAGCAGCCGCTCCTGGTAAGACTGGTGCGATCGCCCCAGGTCGTCCGCCATTCGCTCACCTGCGGGCGTCAGTGCGGCCAGGGTGTAGCGGTTGTCCGCCGGGTCGAGGCGACGGCCGACCAGCCCTTCGGCCTCGAACTCCTTGACCAGCCGCGTGACGCTCGCACCGTCGATGCCCAGCGCCAGGCGCAGGTCGCTGTGGCTGATCTCGCCGTCTCGTCTCAGCCGGACGAGCAGTTGCACTCGAAGCGGGCTCATGCCCACGTGCCGCGCGAACGCCTGCCGCAGCTCGGCGTAAGCGCCGCCGAGCTCGCGGAAGAACTTGTCCTCCGATGTTTCGTCACGCCCCATCTCTTGATGGTATCAACTCTTGACGAGGTCAAGAGATTCGCCCGACGCAGGATCGTCGGAGCCCGTGTGGCCGGGTCACGCGCAGGCCAAAGTCGCGGTCAGCGCCCCACCGACCGGGGCGAGGCGCTGACCGCGACGCAAGGCGTCAGGCGACCTTGAAGCTCAGGTAGGCGGTGGAGGAGGTGTGGAGGTCGCTGACCGGGACGGTGATCGCGGTGCCGGTGCAGTTGGCGCCCCGGTAGAGCTTGAGGGTCTGGCTGGTCAGGTTGACCCAGCCGTGGATCGTGATCGGGGTGTTGGCACAGCCGGTGCCGAGCGGGGCGGCGTACTCCGCCTCCTGTCCGGTGAACCAGATCGAGTCGTTGAAGCAGACCGTGCCATCCGCGTAGGAGCAGGTGCTGCTCGCCGCAGTGGTGGTGGTCGGGGCGGCGTACGCCGGGGCGGCGAATGCCGCCGAGGCCATCGCGGCGGCGGACGCGGACGCGAGGACGGACGTGAGGGACGGCTTGCGGAGACGCATGAATCCTCCTGTGAACAGGGGGTCGATGGGCACTGCCGCGCGGCATAACTGGTGTGGAAGCGCACAAAAACGCCAACACCAGGTAGTTGAATCTTGCACTACCTTCAGGGTGACGTCAACACCTTGAAGCGCACTGTGGAATGAGGGCAGATCAGACCACTCCCGGATCTTGCGCTGAACGGCGCGAGCAGGACTGACCGACTGTGCTCAATCCGGTACGGTCGGCTCCGGGGAAGGACGACCGATTCCGGGAGGACGATGTCATGGCGTCGATCGAAGAAATCAAAGCCGGAGTGGCCCGATTCAGCAGCGAGACCAGCCAGCAGGCGGCCACCATCCGGGGCATCGCGGACTCGCTGGAACAGAGCACCGCCCTGCTGCGCAGCCTCACCCAGGGAACCAGTCACTCCCGGGTCGGCGAGGCGCTGTCCCGAATGGAGCAGGCAAAGCAGAAACTGCATGAGGCGACGACGCTCGCCCAGGGCGCGGTCGAGGCCACCAACAGCTACGCCGCCAGTTTCTGACCAAGGGGTACGCCATGCCAACCGTCATCGTGCCCGTCGGGCTCTCCATGGGACCGCGCTACCGCTACGTACGCCCACCGGACCCGACGCCGGAGTGCTACGAGATCCACCTCGGCGACGACCTGGTCGAACTGGACGAGACGGAGGCGGCGGTCTGGGCGGCTGCCTTCGTGGATGCCGAACGGCACGCCAAGCTCGCGATCAACCGGAAGTCGCTGATCCAGCTCGTCCAGACCGCACCGAAACCCGAGCCACGGGCCGCCGAGATCGTCGACGACCTGATCGCGCGCGGACTGCTGGTCGAATTCGACCCGGAAGGCGACCTCGAACCCGTCTTCCGCCGCCACAAGCTCCTCCCCCTGGGCCAGGGCCTTGGCTCCACCCCCGACGAGCCCCACCTCCACCGCATCGGTTTTGCCAACCAGCCCATCCTGGCGGTTCCCAACGACACGTACGGCATTTGGTCGTTTTCGTTCTTGCATCACGATCTGTGGGCAGCGTGTGTTGACCTAGCCGATGAGTCCGAGGAAGAGGCCGAGGGCGAGGAGGTTCAAGGGCTTACCCCAGAAGGCGTTGCTCAAGAGTTTGCAATGCAGCTTCCCATGCTGGTCTCGACAAGCTGCGCGTTCTTGGATCGCTTGGTCGAACCATGAGAAGTAGCCGGCAGATACGCCGGAACGGCAAAGTCGAGCGGCCGTTCGCTCGGCGGTTCGGCTACGAGACCGTCAAGGAGGGCACCGGCAACCTGGTGCAACAGGCCGCGATGGGTCTCGGCGCCCTGATGGGACTTCTCAGTAGCAGATGGGGATTGCCTGCCACCGCCTCCGTAATCACTGGTGCGATCATCGGCAACGCGGTGGGCTCAATCGGCAAGGGTTTCGTCGCCGCGACCGTTGACCATCTACGCGAACGCCGGGAGGAACGTGCTGCCGGCCCCGGCAGTGCCGGCAGGACTCATGGCGGTAGTGGCACAGCCAGTGGTAGCAGCAGCGAGGGCACGGTCAGCGGCCTGCACGCTCGACGTCGCGGCTCCGGCGGGTTCTCGGCGGGCCGTGGGCAACTGATAGCTGGCGGTGGGTCGGGTGGGATCGCGGGGCAGGTGATCTCGGGGATCGAGCGGGTCATCGAGGAGGTCGAGCAGACCGCGAGAAAGATCAACGCGGTCGGCACCAGCATGTGGCACAGCCAGGACGGGATGATGGTGCTGCTCAACGGCGGCCGAGAGGACGTTGTGCGGCGTACGCACGACGCCATGAGCGAGGCGCGGGACCGGATGTCGGAGAGCGCGGTCCTGCTTCGGGCGGCCGGCGAGGACCTGAACGCGTACCGGGCGAGCATCTGACGTTGCACTGTGGCGTTCTACTGCCCCTATAGGGGTAGTAGAACGCCACAGCCCTGTCAGCGCTCGACGACAAACACTCCCAGCCCATGGACGCCTTCAACAAGGCCCTGGGTCTGAAGGACGAGGATCGCCTGGCGAACGACGCCTGCCGACACTCCGTGCTCCGCACGAAGCGCTGCCGTAGACGGCAACTTGTCTCCGGGGGCGAGTGTGCCGGACGCAATCTGCTCACGAATGTGATCCGCGAGCTGCGCCCACTTCGGTTTGGCGGGCATCTGGTCTCCCTGGTCTGCACCGCCATTTGATCACAGTCAACTTGCCAGGACAAGTACGGAGTAGTACGTCGTTGACTTTGCTGGACTAGTATGACAAAGTTCGGACCGGCCGGCTCCCTGGTCTGCAAACTTCGGAGCTGGTCTCCACCGCACAGAGCCCGGTCGGCTGGTTCCCCCTGGTCGGCCGGGTGCGTGAACCTGCCCGCACCCCAGCGACGGGAGGCACCGCCGGTGAACCCACCCCAATCCGAACCCCCATCCCGACCGCCCGACTTTCTCTCCGTACAGGACGTCGAGGATGCCGAGGAGATCCTCTTCGCCCATCCGCCGATGCGGGTCGTCACGACCGTCTGCACCTGCGGCGAGGCGTACCCGTGTCGGGACGTGCGCTGGGCGCG
The Micromonospora pisi DNA segment above includes these coding regions:
- a CDS encoding amidase, whose translation is MTAIGPQDRTVDRRAFLARSAALAAAATVGGTVALPAIALAAPEAGTNSGGNPVRWNPELDRPSAYTRPRPEAVADPTELTISEAAWLIRAGKLTPLRLVEAYLARIEAYEGTYQAFNLVLADAAVAAARAAAGRPHRGALHGIPLAIKDNYWTEGVRTTANSYLFQDFVPPYDATAVAKLKVNGGIVMGKTQMGPLATTRATTPAGVVTTVNAWTPTNPGTDPGGSSTGTATSVAGRLVASGIGTQTGGSITAPSNAQNLTGLKPTMGRVSLNGIIPLSYTRDHPGPLARDAKDAAIMLTAMAGADPADPRSQGLPELPNLLNAATPAYDGSRLKLRWPSRIGVLPGYGSGSSATALAQRAYLDTLAAIPGVTLVDVALPDEWELLTGNNFNNVRLPERSEPFMPYLRSDLRGFGVSVTGWLQGALMGGNEFITGQRAKLVLMERVLNQLFETCDVVVQTGPVPFDIIGLPEIAFPIGFTAAGVPIGTILGGLPYGEDRLLSIVAAYQAVTDWHWRRPPNPPAGAASARTAAPALRLTADEVATLSQ
- a CDS encoding ester cyclase, with amino-acid sequence MTDEVRSAARRMYAAFNTHDYGAVEEIFTADFYSHPLGTTGPESVAWAWQRFHEAFPEVQMVVEDMVVERDSVAVRTSVRGVPGQQPPTMLEIFRVRNGCIAELWGLSSLQRG
- a CDS encoding MarR family winged helix-turn-helix transcriptional regulator — protein: MGRDETSEDKFFRELGGAYAELRQAFARHVGMSPLRVQLLVRLRRDGEISHSDLRLALGIDGASVTRLVKEFEAEGLVGRRLDPADNRYTLAALTPAGERMADDLGRSHQSYQERLLDGVSTQEQEIVLRVLRRVRANVTERENR
- a CDS encoding winged helix-turn-helix domain-containing protein yields the protein MPAKPKWAQLADHIREQIASGTLAPGDKLPSTAALRAEHGVSAGVVRQAILVLQTQGLVEGVHGLGVFVVER